The Primulina eburnea isolate SZY01 chromosome 8, ASM2296580v1, whole genome shotgun sequence genome contains a region encoding:
- the LOC140840099 gene encoding transcription initiation factor TFIID subunit 13 — translation MNNSAAGSSSKARVGPSQPSESSLKRKRGMFQKDLQHMMYGFGDESNPLPETVALVEDIVVEYVTDMVHKAQDIATKRGKLLTEDFLFLIRKDRPKLNRCTELLSMNEELKQARKAFEVDEEKLASVD, via the exons ATGAATAATTCAGCTGCAGGATCTTCCTCGAAAGCAAGAGTTGGTCCGTCCCAACCTTCAGAATCCTCGTTAAAGCGCAAACGTGGAATGTTTCAGAAAGATT TGCAACACATGATGTATGGATTCGGGGATGAGTCTAAC CCGCTGCCAGAAACTGTAGCACTTGTTGAAGACATTGTTGTGGAGTATGTCACAGATATG GTCCATAAAGCTCAAGACATTGCAACAAAAAGGGGAAAGCTTTTAACTGAGGATTTTCTCTTTCTGATACGAAAG GATAGGCCAAAGCTAAACCGTTGCACAGAGCTGTTATCAATGAATGAAGAACTGAAGCAAGCAAGGAAAGCCTTTGAGGTTGATGAAGAGAAATTGGCGTCAGTTGACTGA
- the LOC140838056 gene encoding uncharacterized protein, producing MGRSPCCEKVGLRRGRWTAEEDEKLKNYVLANGEGSWKSLPKNAGLLRCGKSCRLRWVNYLRADLKRGKFSAQEDEIIINLHASMGNRWSIIAGLLPGRTDNEIKNYWNSHLGRRIDSYRKPNPNFFLPPAIAAAAKAGKRTAAAGSSVKKTKPHKNHNSSNTKPCRRTPSTPTLVHKEESSSTISCEENKGQNGNASMDSLTPREDPLMKLGIICEPGLGVDSRILSLDDLLADADGILTTREEAKKKRTRRNLPPVISQEICVII from the exons ATGGGGAGATCTCCATGCTGTGAGAAAGTGGGCTTGAGAAGAGGAAGATGGACTGCAGAAGAAGATGAAAAGCTTAAAAATTATGTATTAGCCAATGGAGAAGGATCGTGGAAGTCATTGCCCAAGAATGCAG GTCTACTTCGGTGCGGGAAGAGTTGCAGGCTACGATGGGTAAATTACTTGAGAGCCGACCTCAAGAGAGGCAAATTTTCAGCACAAGAAGATGAAATCATCATCAATCTTCATGCATCCATGGGAAATAG GTGGTCTATTATAGCTGGGTTGTTGCCAGGTCGAACCGACAATGAGATCAAGAACTACTGGAACTCTCATTTAGGTAGAAGAATAGACAGTTACCGGAAACCCAACCCGAACTTTTTCCTGCCGCCGGCGATCGCAGCAGCAGCGAAGGCTGGAAAGCGAACCGCCGCTGCCGGATCATCCGTGAAGAAGACAAAACCCCATAAAAATCATAACTCTAGCAACACAAAACCATGCAGAAGAACCCCGAGTACTCCAACCCTAGTACACAAAGAGGAGTCATCCAGCACTATTTCCTGTGAGGAAAACAAAGGTCAAAATGGGAATGCTTCGATGGATAGTTTGACGCCACGGGAGGATCCATTAATGAAGCTGGGGATCATATGCGAACCAGGACTGGGAGTCGACAGCCGGATTCTGTCCCTAGATGACTTGTTGGCTGATGCTGATGGGATCTTGACGACCAGGGAAGAAGCGAAGAAGAAAAGGACAAGAAGGAATTTACCGCCGGTGATAAGTCAGGAAATATGCGTGATAATCTAG
- the LOC140838057 gene encoding uncharacterized protein, with product MQTFTGILSAAEPPRLSEDIDSACSTPFVSAPSSPGNGSFGYFFSAPASPMHFLMSNDMTKASSSGYQPVFMSSDPDSFEFEFSSRLSPNGFGGNGSMTSADELFCNGQIRPITLSSRLLMSQEMVVPLADLDSEYGEAATTVRGRDLRMRGAKHSRHRKARSMSPLRTTPCVWPGLNTKPPRQEGNENGREEPSTETTPSCSASSSRSSSSGRNSKKWMFLKDFLHRSKSEGRENNKERFWSSISFSVAKDRKIPPSSPALSPSSSRDEKKGKSEMKKGRKVPASGKRTITNGVWKRRVPPSAHELHYTAKRAQAEEMKKRTFLPYRQGLLGCLGLSSKSYGAFSGFARNLNPVSSR from the coding sequence ATGCAAACTTTTACCGGCATTCTCTCAGCCGCGGAGCCGCCGCGATTGAGTGAAGATATTGACAGCGCTTGCTCCACCCCTTTTGTCAGTGCACCCTCTAGTCCAGGAAATGGTTCCTTCGGCTACTTCTTCAGTGCGCCGGCTAGCCCGATGCATTTCCTTATGTCCAATGATATGACTAAAGCTTCTTCGTCTGGTTATCAGCCGGTTTTCATGTCGTCTGATCCTGATTCATTCGAGTTTGAGTTTTCTTCGAGGCTTTCCCCTAATGGGTTTGGGGGGAACGGGTCGATGACTTCGGCTGATGAACTGTTCTGCAATGGTCAGATCCGACCCATTACATTGTCGTCTCGCTTGCTGATGTCGCAGGAAATGGTTGTCCCATTAGCAGATCTGGACAGTGAGTATGGTGAAGCGGCCACGACTGTACGAGGCAGGGATCTGAGGATGCGCGGCGCGAAGCACTCACGTCACCGCAAAGCCAGATCCATGTCGCCTCTACGGACGACACCATGCGTGTGGCCTGGTTTGAACACCAAGCCCCCACGTCAAGAAGGGAATGAAAATGGAAGGGAAGAACCTTCGACAGAAACCACGCCGTCATGCTCTGCATCCTCGTCGCGTTCGTCATCATCCGGACGAAACTCGAAGAAGTGGATGTTTTTGAAGGATTTTCTACATAGGAGCAAAAGCGAGGGAAGAGAGAATAACAAGGAGAGATTCTGGTCCTCGATATCATTCTCTGTGGCGAAGGATCGGAAGATACCGCCTTCTTCCCCGGCGCTATCTCCCTCCTCCTCGCGCGATGAGAAAAAGGGCAAAAGCGAGATGAAGAAAGGAAGAAAAGTCCCAGCTTCCGGGAAACGCACCATCACCAACGGCGTGTGGAAGCGGCGGGTCCCCCCTTCGGCCCACGAATTGCACTACACAGCAAAGAGAGCTCAGGCGGAGGAGATGAAGAAAAGGACGTTTCTGCCGTACAGACAGGGTCTACTTGGCTGCCTTGGGCTGAGCTCCAAGAGCTACGGCGCTTTCAGTGGCTTCGCTAGAAATCTGAACCCCGTTTCCTCCAGGTGA
- the LOC140840100 gene encoding uncharacterized protein: MKYVLVTGGVVSGLGKGVTASSIGVVLKACGLRVTSIKIDPYLNTDAGTMSPFEHGEVFVLDDGGEVDLDLGNYERFLDVTLTRDNNITTGKIFQSVLEKERRGDYLGKTVQVVPHITDAIKNWIESVSLIPVDGIDGPADVCVIELGGTVGDIESMPFIEALRQLFFSVGQDNFCLVHVSLIPVLGVGEQKTKPTQHSVRELRALGLTPHFLACRSTQPLLESTKHKLSQFCHVSVGNILNIHDVPNIWHIPLLLRNQSAHDAILKHLDLLSVAEFPNLQEWTKRAEIFDNLTNSVRIAMVGKYVGMADSYLSVVKALLHSCIACSLRPAIDWIAASDLEDDSAESSPEAYAAAWRTLRNAACVLVPGGFGDRGVKGMILAAKYARENRVPYLGICLGLQISVIEIARNVLGLESADSEEFDDKTPHPVVIFMPEGSKTHMGSTMRLGSRRTLFQTTDCITSKLYHNSEYVDERHRHRYEVNPEMVGILEKSGLKFVGRDETGKRMEIMEFSDHPFYVGVQFHPEFKSRPGRPSAVFLGFVLAAVGQLQPYLENPQNGSL; encoded by the exons ATGAAGTATGTTCTGGTAACCGGCGGTGTGGTGAGCGGCCTGGGGAAAGGCGTCACCGCCAGTAGCATCGGCGTTGTGTTGAAGGCATGTGGCCTTCGTGTCACCTCTATTAAAATTG ACCCTTATTTAAATACAGATGCTGGTACAATGTCTCCATTTGAGCATGGAGAGGTCTTTGTTCTTGATGACGGTGGAGAG GTAGATCTGGATTTAGGTAATTATGAACGGTTTTTAGATGTGACACTGACAAGGGACAACAATATCACAACAGGAAAGATATTTCAG TCTGTCCTTGAAAAGGAAAGGAGAGGTGATTATCTTGGAAAGACTGTACAG GTAGTCCCACACATCACTGATGCAATTAAGAATTGGATCGAATCAGTATCTCTTATTCCTGTGGATGGAATAGATGGCCCTGCAGATGTTTGCGTTATAGAATTGGGAGGAACCGTAG GTGATATTGAGTCAATGCCATTTATTGAAGCACTGCGACAGCTATTCTTCTCAGTTG GACAAGATAATTTCTGTCTGGTTCATGTGAGTCTTATACCTGTTCTTGGAGTTGGTGAGCAA AAAACAAAGCCCACTCAGCACAGTGTGCGAGAACTGAGAGCATTGGGCTTAACCCCCCATTTTTTGGCTTGTCGTTCCACGCAG CCATTGTTGGAAAGCACGAAGCATAAGCTGTCCCAGTTTTGTCATGTCTCT GTTGGCAATATTCTCAATATACATGACGTGCCGAACATTTGGCACATACCTCTTCTGCTTCGG AACCAAAGTGCACATGATGCCATCCTTAAACATCTGGACTTACTAAG TGTAGCCGAGTTTCCCAATTTACAAGAATGGACCAAACGAGCAGAGATTTTCGACAACCTAACAAACTCT GTACGAATTGCAATGGTGGGGAAGTATGTTGGAATGGCAGattcatatttatctgttgttAAG GCCCTTCTCCATTCCTGCATTGCATGTTCGTTGAGACCAGCTATTGATTGGATTGCTGCATCAGATCTCGAGGATGACAGCGCAGAATCG TCACCGGAAGCTTATGCAGCCGCATGGAGAACTCTTAGG AATGCTGCGTGTGTCTTGGTTCCTGGCGGGTTTGGAGATCGTGGGGTGAAAGGCATGATCTTGGCTGCCAAATACGCGAGAGAGAATAGAGTTCCATATCTTGGGATTTGTTTAGGCCTACAGATTTCTGTGATTGAGATTGCGAGAAAT GTTTTGGGATTAGAAAGCGCAGATAGTGAAGAGTTTGATGATAAGACACCCCACCCTGTGGTGATTTTCATGCCAGAG GGTTCGAAAACACACATGGGGAGCACAATGAGACTTGGTAGCCGTAGAACGTTATTCCAAACAACAGATTGCATAACATCAAAGCT CTACCATAATTCAGAGTATGTGGATGAGCGGCATCGGCACAGATATGAG GTGAATCCAGAGATGGTCGGTATTCTGGAAAAATCTGGCTTGAAATTCGTGGGGAGAGATGAAACTGGGAAACGAATGGAG attatGGAGTTTTCAGACCATCCATTTTACGTGGGGGTTCAGTTCCATCCAGAATTTAAGTCAAGACCAGGGAGACCCTCGGCTGTATTCTTAG GTTTTGTCTTGGCGGCAGTTGGGCAGCTGCAACCTTATCTCGAAAATCCTCAGAATGGAAGCTTGTAG